The proteins below come from a single Zhouia spongiae genomic window:
- the lpxB gene encoding lipid-A-disaccharide synthase, translating to MKYYIIAGEASGDLHASNLMKAIKKTDPQADFRFWGGDLMQRIGGTLVKHYRDLAFMGFIEVLMNLKTILNNIKFCKEDITKYRPDVLIFVDYPGFNMRISKWAKEEGYKTHYYISPQIWAWKENRIKAIKRDVDEMYVILPFEKDFYEKKHQYPVHFVGHPLIDAIANREQVYPDDFRKENKLDERPIIAILPGSRKQEITKMLSVMLSIADSYKGYQFVIAGAPSQEYEFYKQFIGSANVHFVTNKTYDLLSLSEAALVTSGTATLETALFKVPEVVCYKGNWFSYQIAKRIITLKYISLVNLIMDKPVVTELIQSDFNSRRLKEELDKVLDPDHRKKIFLDYYELEKKLGGKGASMNTAKLICNSISKK from the coding sequence ATGAAATATTATATTATAGCCGGTGAAGCCTCAGGCGACTTACATGCTTCCAATTTGATGAAAGCCATAAAGAAAACCGATCCGCAGGCTGACTTCAGGTTCTGGGGAGGAGATCTTATGCAACGTATAGGAGGAACCCTGGTAAAACATTACCGTGATCTTGCTTTTATGGGGTTCATAGAAGTTTTAATGAACCTGAAAACCATTCTGAACAATATTAAATTCTGCAAAGAAGACATTACTAAATACCGACCAGACGTTTTGATATTTGTCGACTACCCCGGTTTTAATATGCGGATTTCCAAATGGGCCAAAGAAGAAGGTTATAAGACTCACTATTATATATCGCCCCAGATCTGGGCCTGGAAAGAAAACCGTATCAAAGCTATTAAACGCGACGTAGATGAAATGTATGTCATCCTGCCATTCGAAAAGGATTTCTACGAAAAAAAACATCAGTATCCGGTACATTTTGTAGGACATCCGCTTATCGATGCTATTGCCAACCGCGAGCAGGTATATCCCGATGATTTCCGAAAAGAAAACAAACTCGACGAACGACCCATTATTGCGATCTTACCAGGCAGCCGCAAGCAGGAAATTACCAAGATGCTTTCGGTAATGCTCAGTATAGCAGACAGCTATAAAGGCTATCAGTTTGTGATAGCCGGTGCACCCAGCCAGGAATACGAATTCTACAAGCAATTTATTGGCTCTGCCAATGTTCATTTTGTAACCAACAAGACCTACGACCTGTTAAGCCTTTCGGAAGCCGCTTTGGTTACCAGTGGCACCGCAACTCTTGAAACGGCATTGTTTAAAGTACCGGAAGTGGTATGCTACAAAGGCAACTGGTTTTCATATCAGATCGCCAAACGTATTATTACGCTCAAATACATTTCACTGGTAAACCTTATTATGGACAAGCCCGTAGTTACTGAACTCATTCAAAGCGATTTTAATTCCAGACGCCTGAAAGAAGAACTGGATAAAGTTCTCGATCCGGACCACCGTAAAAAGATATTTTTAGATTATTACGAGCTTGAAAAGAAGCTGGGGGGGAAAGGCGCCAGTATGAATACGGCAAAGCTTATCTGCAACAGTATCAGCAAAAAATAA
- the surE gene encoding 5'/3'-nucleotidase SurE → MQKKPLILVTNDDGITAPGLRTLIRIMNEIGEVVVVAPDSPQSAMGHAITINSTLYSNAVKIDDGPQKEFSCSGTPADCVKLAVNEILERKPDLCVSGINHGSNSSINVIYSGTMSAAVEAGIENIPSIGFSLCDYALEANFEPIESYVRTITKAALKNGIPKDTVLNVNFPKLPKEEIRGIKICRQARATWMEEFDKRTNPLGKEYYWLTGKFVNLDKGEDTDEWALAQGYVSVVPVQFDLTAHHTIQDLNTWNLNES, encoded by the coding sequence ATGCAAAAAAAGCCATTAATCCTGGTAACCAACGATGACGGAATTACCGCTCCCGGCCTTAGGACACTCATACGCATCATGAATGAAATCGGCGAGGTCGTAGTAGTAGCTCCCGACAGCCCACAAAGCGCTATGGGACACGCTATTACCATCAACAGCACCTTGTATTCGAATGCAGTAAAGATAGATGACGGCCCTCAGAAAGAGTTCAGTTGCAGTGGTACTCCAGCCGATTGTGTAAAACTGGCTGTCAATGAAATATTAGAACGTAAACCCGACTTGTGTGTCAGCGGTATAAACCACGGTTCAAACTCTTCTATAAATGTAATTTATTCGGGCACCATGAGTGCAGCTGTCGAAGCAGGTATTGAGAACATCCCTTCTATAGGGTTTTCTTTATGCGATTATGCCCTGGAAGCCAATTTTGAACCGATAGAATCGTATGTAAGAACCATTACGAAGGCAGCTCTTAAAAACGGGATCCCGAAAGACACAGTCCTCAATGTTAACTTTCCTAAACTACCTAAAGAAGAAATAAGAGGCATTAAAATCTGTCGACAGGCACGTGCTACATGGATGGAGGAGTTCGACAAACGCACAAATCCTTTAGGAAAAGAATATTACTGGTTAACCGGAAAGTTTGTTAACCTGGATAAAGGAGAAGACACAGACGAATGGGCATTGGCTCAGGGTTATGTATCGGTAGTCCCTGTTCAGTTTGACCTTACTGCACATCACACCATTCAAGACCTTAACACATGGAACCTCAATGAATCGTAA
- a CDS encoding rod shape-determining protein MreD: MNNDLIKIIVRFFVLILAQVLVFNHVNLFGYINPYVYILFILLFPVKKETRMLFIFLSFLIGLIIDIFSDSGGVHAAACVSIAYMRPVVLRWVFGNAYEYQTLKIASTSLGQRSLYMTILILTHHLILFWLEIFSFTSILLLLKKVLFTGILTLCLCIMFMILFSRKKR; this comes from the coding sequence ATGAATAACGATCTCATTAAAATAATCGTCCGTTTCTTTGTCCTGATTCTGGCACAAGTATTGGTTTTTAACCATGTAAACCTTTTTGGTTATATCAATCCATACGTATACATCTTGTTTATCCTTCTCTTCCCTGTCAAAAAAGAAACAAGGATGTTATTTATCTTCCTTTCATTCTTAATAGGACTGATCATCGATATTTTTTCAGACAGTGGCGGAGTACACGCCGCAGCCTGTGTGTCGATAGCGTATATGCGACCTGTAGTTTTAAGGTGGGTTTTCGGGAATGCTTACGAATATCAAACCTTGAAAATAGCATCTACTTCACTGGGGCAACGGTCACTGTACATGACTATTTTAATTTTAACACATCATTTGATCCTTTTTTGGCTTGAGATTTTTAGCTTTACAAGTATTCTTTTACTCCTCAAAAAAGTATTGTTTACCGGTATCCTGACATTATGCCTGTGCATTATGTTCATGATTTTATTTAGCAGAAAAAAACGATGA
- the mrdA gene encoding penicillin-binding protein 2, with the protein MRKLLLASIIILIAIVYIGRLSYLQLIDNSNQNPLDDTAIKAVYDYPERGYIYDRNGELLVSNQPAYDIMVIPKDVKPLDTLEFCNLLNITQEDFVKKYNKARVYSPRLPSVFVPQLSKSEYATLQEKMRKYEGFYIQKRSLRHYQTSSGANVLGYISEVNDYELKSNPYYQSGELIGRNGVERVYEEILRGQKGVKFIQKDRFNRDLGSYKGGVFDTLPVQGKDIAITIDKVLQSYGEKLMVNKRGGIVAIEPKTGEILAMVSAPSYDPALLVGRQRSKNYSRLYLDSIANPLYDRSVLAEYPPGSPFKILNGLIGLEEGVIDEHTTVRCYHGYRYGRNRFMGCHCASGTLNDFQSATYRSCNAYFADTYKKIIEKYPSPEKGLQTWTNHAKSFGLGGYLGNDLSTGRAGRIPDSATYNRAYPDFQWRAETTISNGIGQGEILTTPIQLANMTAAIANRGHYYTPHIIKNIEGETIDENFTTPKHTTISKRHFDDVVLGMWDVYKRGTARSVQVDSINIAGKTGTAENFTKIDGKRTQLTDHSIFIAFAPVENPKIALAVFVENGYWGSRYAAPIASLMIEKYLRGKITRTDLERRMLEGSLENEYAKPLSGEPFEINR; encoded by the coding sequence ATGAGAAAGTTACTTTTAGCATCTATCATTATTCTCATTGCCATTGTATATATAGGCAGGTTGTCGTACCTGCAGCTTATCGACAATTCTAACCAGAACCCTTTAGACGATACCGCCATCAAAGCGGTATACGACTATCCCGAAAGAGGATATATCTATGATAGGAACGGAGAACTCCTGGTCTCTAATCAGCCGGCGTATGATATAATGGTGATCCCGAAAGATGTCAAGCCCTTAGACACCCTGGAATTTTGCAACCTGCTAAACATCACTCAAGAAGATTTCGTTAAGAAATACAATAAAGCACGGGTATATTCGCCCAGGCTGCCTTCTGTGTTTGTACCCCAACTTTCAAAAAGCGAATACGCCACGCTCCAGGAAAAAATGAGAAAATATGAAGGCTTTTATATTCAGAAACGATCTTTAAGACATTATCAAACCTCATCCGGGGCAAATGTACTGGGCTATATCAGTGAAGTAAATGATTACGAGCTTAAAAGCAATCCGTATTACCAGTCTGGAGAACTTATCGGAAGAAATGGCGTTGAAAGGGTTTACGAAGAGATTCTCAGGGGACAAAAAGGAGTGAAATTCATCCAGAAGGATCGATTTAATCGGGACCTCGGTTCTTACAAGGGAGGAGTTTTTGACACGCTTCCTGTTCAGGGAAAAGACATCGCGATAACCATCGATAAGGTTCTTCAATCTTACGGGGAAAAATTAATGGTCAATAAAAGAGGGGGGATTGTTGCTATCGAACCCAAAACCGGCGAAATATTAGCCATGGTTTCAGCACCCTCGTACGATCCTGCCTTACTCGTGGGAAGACAGCGTTCTAAAAATTACAGCAGACTCTATTTGGACTCTATAGCAAACCCCTTATACGACAGAAGTGTTTTAGCAGAATATCCACCCGGATCCCCTTTTAAGATCCTAAACGGGCTCATCGGACTTGAAGAAGGTGTTATCGATGAACACACAACCGTAAGGTGCTACCATGGTTACAGATACGGCCGCAACAGGTTTATGGGTTGCCACTGTGCCAGCGGAACGCTTAACGACTTTCAGTCAGCCACCTACCGTTCTTGTAACGCCTATTTTGCAGACACGTATAAGAAAATAATCGAGAAATACCCCAGCCCGGAGAAAGGCTTACAAACCTGGACCAATCACGCTAAAAGCTTCGGACTAGGCGGCTATCTGGGAAATGACCTTTCTACAGGGCGTGCCGGAAGAATTCCGGACAGCGCTACATACAACAGGGCATATCCGGATTTCCAATGGAGAGCAGAAACGACTATCTCTAATGGGATCGGGCAGGGTGAGATCCTTACCACTCCCATACAATTGGCTAATATGACAGCTGCTATTGCAAATCGCGGCCATTATTACACACCCCACATCATAAAAAATATTGAAGGGGAAACTATTGACGAAAACTTCACCACTCCCAAGCATACTACAATTTCCAAAAGACATTTTGATGATGTAGTATTGGGAATGTGGGATGTATATAAACGAGGGACAGCACGTTCTGTTCAGGTAGACAGTATTAACATTGCCGGTAAAACAGGTACTGCCGAAAACTTCACTAAAATAGATGGAAAAAGGACCCAGCTGACCGACCATTCTATTTTTATAGCTTTCGCACCGGTTGAAAACCCAAAAATTGCCTTGGCGGTATTTGTGGAAAACGGATATTGGGGGTCACGTTATGCTGCCCCTATAGCATCGTTAATGATCGAAAAATATTTACGTGGTAAAATTACCCGTACCGACCTGGAAAGAAGAATGTTAGAAGGAAGCTTAGAGAATGAATACGCCAAACCTCTGAGCGGTGAACCGTTTGAGATAAATCGATGA
- a CDS encoding Pr6Pr family membrane protein — protein MKGVSETIGFILGWFAIIAQFIIMIQTRQTDLPETIIRFFSFFTILTNLLLALFFTTRLTGFKSTPFHLFWKKGTLTALTVFILIVGLVYQFVLRDLWHPRGLQYFVDELLHTVIPLWTLIYWGRHITEKELQLKSVLSWLVYPVAYLAFILIRGHFSKFYPYPFLNIPEIGYENSFIKISIIFGVAILIMIALILIGKFITNNKSF, from the coding sequence ATGAAAGGAGTATCAGAAACAATCGGGTTTATACTAGGGTGGTTCGCTATAATCGCTCAGTTTATTATTATGATACAAACCAGGCAGACAGATCTCCCTGAAACGATTATTCGTTTTTTCAGTTTTTTCACTATTTTGACTAATTTACTTTTAGCATTATTTTTCACAACCCGTCTGACGGGCTTCAAAAGCACCCCGTTTCACCTGTTTTGGAAAAAGGGCACTTTAACGGCACTCACGGTATTTATACTCATTGTTGGACTGGTCTATCAATTTGTTTTGAGAGACCTTTGGCACCCCAGGGGCCTACAATATTTCGTAGACGAACTATTACATACGGTAATCCCCCTTTGGACTCTGATTTACTGGGGAAGACATATCACCGAAAAAGAACTTCAGTTAAAGTCCGTTCTAAGCTGGCTGGTTTATCCAGTAGCCTACCTTGCTTTTATACTTATCAGAGGTCATTTCTCAAAATTTTATCCCTATCCTTTTTTAAATATCCCTGAAATAGGCTATGAAAATTCTTTCATTAAAATAAGTATTATCTTTGGGGTAGCTATCCTCATCATGATCGCCTTGATACTAATAGGTAAATTTATAACCAATAATAAATCTTTCTAA
- a CDS encoding ABC transporter permease — protein MSGNANSLTHIALQKFKRNFWGVLSFWIIVLCGVVALLAYVLAPDNSTNANQMHLSIHSKKPGFKVMMLVIPGSTVNKQAFLDKMLFGVNSSDTEIPITSYRFTESDLIYVPYSGEGDGGLEKKISFSEFGTGPDAREVVNRYITERKFILGTDKYGRDLLSRLLVGARISFSIGFVAVLISLLIGMFMGAVAGYFGGKVDAFIMWVINITWSIPTLLLVIAITLALGKGFWQVFIAVGLTMWVEVARVVRGQIMGVKETQYVTAAKALGYKSGRIIFRHIIPNIMAPVIVISAANFASAILIESGLSFLGIGAQPPTPSWGAMIKDHYNYIILGKPYLAIVPGLAIMLLVMAFMLMGNALRDALDVKS, from the coding sequence ATGAGCGGAAACGCAAACTCATTAACTCATATAGCGCTCCAAAAGTTCAAAAGGAACTTTTGGGGCGTTTTAAGTTTCTGGATTATCGTTCTCTGTGGAGTGGTAGCGCTATTAGCCTATGTGTTGGCTCCGGACAATTCTACCAATGCCAACCAGATGCATTTGTCCATTCATTCTAAAAAGCCGGGTTTTAAGGTTATGATGCTTGTCATTCCCGGAAGTACGGTAAATAAACAGGCTTTTTTAGATAAGATGTTGTTCGGCGTAAACAGTTCAGATACCGAAATTCCAATTACATCGTACCGGTTTACGGAGAGTGATTTGATATATGTACCGTATAGCGGTGAAGGAGACGGCGGTCTGGAAAAGAAAATAAGCTTTAGTGAATTTGGTACAGGGCCGGATGCCCGGGAGGTTGTCAATCGTTATATAACGGAAAGAAAATTTATCCTGGGAACGGACAAATATGGAAGAGATTTGTTGAGCAGGCTTTTGGTAGGAGCACGCATATCTTTCTCTATTGGATTTGTAGCCGTTTTGATCTCGCTGCTGATAGGCATGTTTATGGGGGCTGTAGCAGGATATTTTGGCGGTAAGGTGGATGCGTTCATCATGTGGGTCATCAATATCACCTGGTCGATCCCAACATTGCTATTGGTAATTGCAATCACCCTGGCGTTAGGGAAAGGCTTCTGGCAGGTCTTTATAGCTGTGGGACTAACAATGTGGGTAGAGGTAGCCCGGGTTGTCAGGGGGCAGATTATGGGAGTAAAAGAAACGCAGTATGTTACAGCTGCAAAAGCATTGGGATATAAAAGCGGCCGGATAATCTTCAGGCATATTATCCCGAACATTATGGCTCCTGTTATTGTGATCTCGGCAGCTAATTTTGCTTCGGCCATCCTCATAGAAAGCGGATTGAGTTTTCTTGGGATAGGAGCACAACCACCAACACCTAGTTGGGGAGCTATGATAAAAGATCATTATAATTATATTATCCTGGGAAAACCTTATTTGGCAATTGTACCGGGACTCGCAATTATGTTGCTGGTTATGGCTTTTATGCTTATGGGTAACGCATTAAGAGATGCGTTGGATGTAAAGAGTTAA
- the rodA gene encoding rod shape-determining protein RodA, with product MKNRVIQQIDWLSILLYFALVFIGWLNIYSTTMSDDNPAILNFNQPYGRQLIFIGLSILLIIFVLAIETKFYARFSSIIYLASLASLLGLFVFGKNINGATSWYSFGSFGLQPSEFAKAATALALAKFLSDIQTNINDFKDQLRSFLIIILPPLLIIPQPDPGSALVYTSFFFVLYREGLPSYYLLVGFTAIILFVCTLLFGAAWVIVGLPLFTALFILYRKRKKLRVPTFKILIITLSSIIFCLSVRYVFENVFEQRHRDRFNLWLRLEHDPSKLDEIRKTIGYNTYQSESAIGSGGLTGKGFLEGTRTKGDFVPEQHTDYIFSTVGEEWGFVGSAGVIILFTLLILRILVLAERQRSQFSRIYGYSVASILLFHFAINIGMVIGLLPTIGIPLPFFSYGGSGLWGFTILLFIFIRLDANRRDDWM from the coding sequence ATGAAAAACAGAGTAATCCAACAAATAGACTGGCTTTCCATACTACTGTATTTTGCCCTTGTTTTTATTGGGTGGCTAAACATATACTCCACCACCATGTCTGATGACAATCCGGCCATCCTTAATTTCAATCAACCGTACGGCAGGCAACTTATCTTTATAGGTCTAAGCATATTACTTATCATTTTTGTCCTGGCAATAGAAACAAAATTCTATGCCAGGTTTTCGAGCATCATATACCTGGCCTCTCTGGCATCTTTACTCGGGTTATTTGTTTTCGGAAAGAACATTAACGGAGCAACATCCTGGTACAGTTTTGGCAGCTTCGGGCTACAGCCTTCAGAATTCGCCAAAGCAGCAACTGCACTGGCATTAGCCAAATTCTTAAGCGACATTCAAACCAATATCAACGATTTTAAAGATCAGCTTCGCTCATTCTTAATCATTATACTTCCCCCTTTATTAATTATACCGCAACCCGATCCGGGAAGTGCTCTGGTATACACCAGCTTCTTTTTCGTTCTTTACAGGGAAGGATTACCCAGCTATTACCTTCTGGTTGGTTTTACTGCCATTATCCTATTTGTCTGTACGTTATTATTTGGCGCTGCCTGGGTTATCGTAGGCTTGCCCCTCTTTACTGCATTATTTATTTTATACAGGAAAAGAAAAAAGTTGAGGGTTCCTACATTTAAAATCCTGATCATTACGCTATCTTCCATCATCTTTTGTCTTTCTGTACGTTATGTTTTTGAAAACGTTTTTGAACAACGTCACAGGGATCGGTTCAACCTATGGCTACGCCTGGAACACGACCCCAGTAAACTGGATGAGATCAGAAAAACCATCGGTTACAATACTTACCAGTCTGAGTCGGCTATCGGTTCGGGAGGACTCACAGGCAAGGGATTTCTCGAAGGCACACGTACCAAAGGAGATTTTGTACCCGAGCAACATACAGACTATATTTTCAGTACTGTAGGAGAGGAATGGGGTTTTGTCGGTAGCGCCGGGGTTATTATACTTTTTACCCTCCTTATCTTGAGAATACTGGTTCTTGCTGAAAGACAACGTTCACAGTTCAGCCGAATATATGGCTATAGCGTTGCCTCTATTTTATTGTTTCATTTTGCAATCAATATCGGAATGGTGATCGGTTTGCTTCCGACTATCGGGATTCCGTTACCATTTTTCAGTTACGGAGGTTCCGGTTTATGGGGCTTTACCATCCTTCTCTTTATTTTTATCAGACTCGATGCCAACAGAAGAGACGACTGGATGTAA
- a CDS encoding carboxy terminal-processing peptidase: MKRNLVYLLGGLLILVASCSFTNKSFEGSDKDKLLIDLITYVLEKGHLSPKDLDDDFSREVYDSYINALDPLKRYFLASDIKEFDKYKEAIDDQIKASDVAFFNLTYDRLVQRMTEARAVYKEVLKTPFDFEAEERIDLDYENLPYAKNKKELTERWRKQLKFSALERYAGVLENDKVEKEDGELKDIAPNGKLTDKVSTEKEARENTLTAMNDYFSVMDDLERTDWFVLYLNSIVEEFDPHTSYMAPEAKERFDTDMSGKFEGIGARLQKKNDYIKIVEIISGGPAWRENELEVGDEIIKVAQEGEDAVDIVGMRLSDAVKLIKGPKGTKVFLTLKRVDGTIEEISITRDVVELEESYVKSSTVEKDGKTFGVINLPKFYVDFTDYKERNAASDVAQEITRLKKQGMEGLVLDLRNNGGGSLKTVVDMAGLFIEEGPVVQIKSTGKRKEVLEDKDERIQWNGPLVILVNELSASASEILAAAMQDYKRAIVIGSKQTYGKGTVQNVIDLNQFLRGDNDFGNVGAMKLTTQKFYRINGGSTQLEGVKSDVVVPDRYSYIDIGEKDQENPLPWDKIDPASYKTWDGYIDYEEAINNSKKRMADNRQLKLIDSNARWVKSQQDIKEYSLNYDAYVEAMNKDQETVKQFRAISDYKTNLTFNSLPYEQDLMVKDSTLRQKRDRWHADLAKDVYMEEALNVLEDLHLSNIKRGKVAGIKG, translated from the coding sequence ATGAAGAGAAATTTAGTATACTTATTAGGGGGATTGCTGATTCTGGTAGCCTCATGTAGTTTTACCAACAAGTCTTTTGAAGGTTCGGATAAAGATAAATTGTTGATAGACCTGATCACTTATGTGCTTGAAAAAGGGCACCTGAGTCCGAAGGATCTCGATGATGATTTTTCCAGGGAGGTTTATGATAGTTATATAAATGCTCTGGATCCGTTAAAGCGTTATTTTCTGGCATCAGACATTAAGGAGTTCGATAAGTACAAGGAAGCAATAGACGACCAGATAAAAGCTTCGGACGTTGCTTTTTTCAATCTTACCTACGATAGGTTGGTACAGCGGATGACGGAAGCAAGGGCCGTTTATAAAGAAGTGCTTAAAACCCCTTTTGACTTTGAAGCTGAAGAGCGCATAGATCTGGATTATGAGAACCTGCCGTATGCAAAAAACAAAAAAGAACTCACGGAACGATGGAGAAAACAACTGAAGTTCAGCGCGTTGGAACGTTATGCAGGAGTGCTCGAAAATGACAAGGTAGAAAAAGAAGATGGAGAACTTAAAGATATAGCGCCTAACGGAAAGCTTACTGACAAGGTGTCGACAGAAAAGGAAGCAAGGGAGAATACACTAACTGCCATGAATGACTACTTTAGTGTGATGGATGATTTGGAACGTACCGACTGGTTTGTGCTCTATCTCAATTCGATCGTCGAAGAGTTTGATCCGCACACGTCATATATGGCTCCGGAAGCAAAAGAACGTTTTGATACAGATATGTCCGGTAAGTTTGAAGGGATCGGAGCAAGATTACAGAAAAAGAACGATTATATAAAGATTGTAGAAATCATTTCAGGAGGGCCGGCATGGAGAGAGAATGAACTGGAGGTTGGCGATGAGATTATCAAGGTAGCCCAGGAAGGAGAAGACGCTGTTGATATTGTGGGCATGCGCTTGAGTGATGCGGTTAAGTTGATTAAAGGACCTAAAGGGACGAAAGTGTTCTTAACCCTAAAACGTGTAGATGGAACTATCGAAGAGATTTCGATTACCAGAGATGTGGTAGAGTTGGAAGAATCGTATGTGAAGTCATCGACCGTTGAAAAAGACGGCAAAACATTCGGGGTTATCAATCTTCCTAAATTCTATGTCGATTTTACCGATTACAAGGAACGCAATGCGGCATCAGATGTAGCTCAGGAAATCACCAGGCTTAAAAAGCAAGGGATGGAAGGACTGGTGCTCGATTTGCGTAATAATGGGGGAGGGTCGTTAAAAACAGTTGTAGATATGGCAGGACTGTTTATCGAAGAAGGACCTGTCGTTCAGATTAAGTCTACCGGAAAGCGTAAGGAAGTATTGGAAGATAAGGATGAGAGGATACAATGGAATGGTCCGTTGGTAATCCTTGTTAACGAACTTTCTGCCTCTGCTTCAGAGATCCTTGCTGCTGCCATGCAAGACTATAAGAGAGCCATTGTAATAGGGAGCAAGCAGACCTATGGTAAAGGAACCGTGCAGAATGTTATAGACCTGAACCAGTTTTTAAGGGGCGATAATGATTTTGGAAATGTAGGGGCCATGAAGCTTACGACCCAGAAGTTTTATAGAATAAACGGAGGTTCTACACAGTTAGAAGGGGTAAAGAGCGATGTGGTTGTTCCGGATCGTTACAGCTATATCGATATAGGAGAGAAAGACCAGGAGAACCCGCTTCCATGGGATAAGATCGATCCTGCCAGTTATAAAACCTGGGATGGCTATATCGATTATGAGGAAGCAATCAATAACAGTAAAAAACGGATGGCAGATAACCGGCAGTTAAAACTGATCGATTCGAATGCACGTTGGGTAAAAAGCCAGCAGGACATTAAAGAGTACTCACTTAACTACGATGCGTATGTAGAGGCGATGAATAAGGATCAGGAAACTGTAAAACAATTCAGGGCTATATCAGATTATAAAACAAACCTTACATTTAATTCGTTACCATATGAGCAGGATTTAATGGTTAAGGATAGTACATTAAGACAAAAAAGAGATCGTTGGCACGCAGATTTGGCTAAAGATGTATATATGGAAGAAGCCTTAAATGTGTTGGAAGACCTCCATCTGAGTAATATTAAGAGAGGTAAGGTAGCCGGTATTAAAGGATAG
- a CDS encoding DNA/RNA non-specific endonuclease: protein MRNKKIYRILLALAIIGFYLFEKYYDADTGQSQPNTNNKDMVSEEEEVSTNLSLARYLPRSTTGVIVNHEYYTLSYNEMHEQAEWVAYELKKEHLTYDDRKRPYFNQDPKVETGSADWRNYKNSGYDRGHLCPAGDRRFSVAAYNQTFLTSNVSPQEHHFNSGLWNRLEQQARYWAKKHNGIFIITGGVLNGKLVTIGEEKVSVPDYFYKIIIDERDGDIRTAAFLVPHKESKASLETFRVSIDSIEAVTGVDFLYKLNDQLELETEKDVSLGYWF, encoded by the coding sequence ATGCGTAATAAAAAAATATACCGGATACTTCTGGCTTTGGCTATTATTGGTTTCTATCTTTTTGAAAAGTATTATGATGCCGATACCGGTCAATCGCAACCAAACACCAACAATAAGGATATGGTAAGTGAAGAAGAGGAAGTAAGTACAAACCTCTCTTTAGCGCGGTATCTACCGCGTTCAACTACAGGCGTTATCGTAAACCACGAGTATTATACCTTATCTTATAACGAGATGCATGAGCAGGCGGAGTGGGTAGCCTACGAGCTGAAGAAAGAGCATCTTACATACGACGATAGAAAAAGACCTTATTTTAATCAGGACCCTAAGGTTGAAACAGGTTCTGCAGACTGGCGTAATTATAAGAATTCGGGTTACGATCGTGGGCATTTATGTCCTGCCGGTGATCGTCGTTTCTCTGTAGCAGCTTACAATCAGACTTTTTTAACCAGTAATGTGAGCCCCCAGGAACATCATTTCAATAGTGGCCTGTGGAACAGATTAGAGCAACAGGCAAGGTACTGGGCAAAAAAGCATAACGGGATATTTATTATTACAGGAGGGGTGCTTAACGGAAAGCTGGTCACCATCGGAGAGGAAAAGGTTTCAGTTCCGGACTATTTCTATAAAATCATTATAGATGAAAGAGATGGGGATATAAGAACAGCAGCCTTTTTAGTACCCCATAAAGAATCAAAAGCATCGTTGGAAACATTCAGGGTCTCTATCGACAGTATAGAGGCTGTAACAGGGGTAGATTTTTTATATAAGCTGAACGACCAGCTCGAGCTTGAAACGGAGAAGGATGTATCTTTAGGGTATTGGTTTTAG
- a CDS encoding META domain-containing protein → MKTTQILFIAIFSLIVSSCTSNKKSQSEQLYNTTWELEYISGPRIAFDGLYPEKKPQITFNKEHQKVEGNNSCNGYTADYTLNEDAISFGEPGPTTMMYCGEGESVFLNMMKKINNFNIDTDGKLNLRLDDVSVMKFHKIQQE, encoded by the coding sequence ATGAAAACTACACAAATTCTATTCATCGCTATTTTCAGTCTGATCGTCTCCTCCTGTACGTCAAACAAAAAATCGCAAAGCGAACAACTGTATAACACCACCTGGGAATTGGAATACATCTCAGGGCCACGTATTGCCTTCGATGGCTTGTACCCAGAAAAAAAGCCTCAAATAACTTTTAACAAAGAACACCAGAAAGTCGAAGGCAACAATAGCTGCAACGGATATACTGCCGACTATACCCTTAACGAGGATGCCATCTCTTTCGGCGAACCGGGCCCTACAACCATGATGTATTGCGGCGAAGGAGAAAGTGTCTTTTTAAATATGATGAAAAAGATCAATAATTTTAATATCGATACCGATGGCAAATTGAACCTGAGGCTAGACGACGTCTCAGTAATGAAATTCCACAAAATCCAACAAGAATAA